The Trichosurus vulpecula isolate mTriVul1 chromosome 3, mTriVul1.pri, whole genome shotgun sequence genome includes a window with the following:
- the LOC118844263 gene encoding protocadherin beta-16-like yields the protein MEPEAGTTRRQRQVLLLLVFLWASEAGSAPRRYLVVEEMESGSFVVNVANDWGLEVRELSARVGRIVLDNNKEYLQLNRETGDVLLKEKLDREELCGPTEPCVLSFQILLENPLQFLQFELQVQDINDHSPIFLDTEMLLKILESTTPGTSFLLETAQDLDVGRNGLQNYTVNPNSHFHVKIRESREGTKYPELVLDKALDREEKPEVILILTAWDGGYPPRSGTALVRVLVMDINDNAPVFSQPRYEVQIPENSPIGSLVVTVSARDLDSGNNGEITYTLFHSPESIRKTFQINPTTGDLRLGAYLDYETIHDYTLRIQATDGGGLSEECTVFVQVTDLNDNPPELTMSSLTSPIPENSPNFVVAIFKIRDPDSGDNGKMLCFIQDHLPFVLKPSVKSFYTLLTEGALDRENRSEYNFTITVTDLGSPRLKTEYNITIMISDINDNAPVFNQTAYTLYLKENNSPALHIGSVSASDRDSETNAKITYSLQPPEPGDLPLFSYISIDSDNGHLYALRSLDYETTQAFQFTVWAVDGGSPALSSQALIHVVVLDENDNSPFVLYPLQNGTASCNDLAPRAAEPGYLVTKVVAVDGDSGQNSWLSYQLLKATDPGLFTVWAHNGEVRTARPISDRDAIKQRLLVLVKDNGQPPLSTAATLNVLLVDRFSEPYVKLPNEPKDEPQTDSLTIYLVISLVSISFLFLVSVILFITVCLWRRKRGVVEGGNFATGGSFPGHLVNVGGTGTLSQSYQYEVCLTSGSGGEEFKFLKPIIPNLSAPITQKDPEEITPFPNSIQLEIEK from the coding sequence ATGGAGCCTGAAGCAGGGACGACTCGGCGACAAAGGCAAGTTCtgcttcttcttgtttttctgtgGGCGTCAGAGGCAGGTTCAGCTCCCCGGCGGTATTTggtagttgaggaaatggagagcGGTTCCTTTGTAGTCAATGTGGCAAATGACTGGGGGCTGGAGGTGAGGGAGCTTTCAGCCAGGGTGGGGCGAATCGTTCTGGACAACAATAAAGAGTATTTGCAGCTCAACCGGGAGACTGGGGACGTGCTCCTGAAAGAGAAACTGGATCGAGAGGAGCTATGCGGCCCTACCGAGCCCTGTGTGCTGTCTTTTCAGATCTTATTGGAAAATCCCTTGCAGTTTCTCCAGTTTGAGCTGCAAGTGCAAGATATAAATGATCATTCACCAATATTTCTGGACACTGAGATGCTCCTGAAAATATTAGAAAGCACAACGCCCGGGACTTCCTTCCTACTAGAAACTGCACAGGATTTAGACGTAGGGAGGAACGGACTCCAAAACTATACAGTTAACCCTAACTCCCATTTCCACGTAAAAATCCGAGAGAGCAGGGAGGGCACGAAATATCCGGAGCTTGTcctggataaagcactggatcGAGAGGAGAAGCCTGAGGTcattttaatcctcacagcatGGGATGGGGGATATCCACCCAGGTCTGGCACTGCCCTGGTCCGGGTTCTAGTTATGGATATCAATGACAATGCCCCTGTGTTTTCTCAACCTCGATATGAGGTTCAAATCCCTGAGAACAGCCCCATTGGCTCCCTGGTTGTCACAGTCTCTGCTAGAGACTTAGACTCGGGAAATAACGgagaaataacatatacactcttCCACTCACCAGAAAGTATACGCAAAACTTTTCAAATCAATCCCACCACTGGGGACCTTCGTCTGGGGGCATATCTGGATTATGAGACAATTCATGATTACACATTGAGAATTCAAGCCACAGATGGAGGGGGCCTTTCGGAGGAATGTACTGTATTTGTCCAGGTAACAGATCTGAATGACAATCCCCCAGAACTGACCATGTCGTCATTAACCAGTCCCATTCCTGAGAATTCGCCTAACTTTGTGGTTGCCATTTTCAAGATCCGAGATCCAGACTCGGGGGATAATGGCAAGATGCTTTGTTTCATCCAGGATCATCTCCCTTTCGTCTTGAAACCTTCTGTAAAGAGTTTCTACACCCTCTTAACAGAGGGAGCTCTGGACAGAGAGAATAGGTCCGAATACAACTTCACTATTACCGTCACAGATTTAGGCTCCCCCAGGCTCAAAACTGAGTACAACATCACCATAATGATCTCTGACATTAACGACAATGCTCCAGTATTTAATCAGACAGCCTACACACTTTacctaaaagaaaacaacagtCCTGCCCTACACATTGGCAGCGTCAGTGCCAGTGACAGGGACTCAGAGACCAATGCCAAAATCACCTATTCACTGCAGCCTCCAGAGCCTGGAGACCTGCCTCTCTTCTCCTACATTTCCATCGATTCAGACAATGGTCATCTCTATGCCTTGAGATCTTTGGATTATGAAACTACTCAAGCTTTTCAGTTTACTGTGTGGGCAGTTGATGGTGGCTCTCCTGCCCTGAGCAGCCAGGCACTCATTCACGTTGTGGTACTTGATGAGAATGACAACTCTCCCTTTGTGCTGTACCCTCTGCAAAATGGCACAGCCTCCTGCAATGACCTGGCACCCAGGGCAGCAGAACCAGGGTACCTGGTCACCAAGGTAGTTGCTGTGGATGGAGACTCAGGACAGAATTCCTGGCTTTCCTACCAGCTGCTCAAGGCCACAGACCCTGGGCTCTTCACTGTGTGGGCTCATAATGGGGAAGTGCGCACAGCAAGGCCCATCAGTGACAGAGATGCCATCAAGCAGAGGCTCCTGGTCCTAGTGAAGGACAATGGGCAACCGCCTCTGTCCACAGCAGCCACATTGAACGTGCTTCTGGTGGACAGATTCTCTGAGCCATATGTGAAGCTTCCAAATGAGCCCAAAGATGAGCCACAGACTGACTCCCTCACAATCTACTTGGTAATTTCTCTAGTTTcaatctcctttcttttcttagtcTCTGTCATACTCTTCATCACTGTATGCCTgtggaggagaaaaaggggagtTGTAGAAGGTGGAAACTTTGCCACTGGAGGCTCCTTTCCAGGACACTTGGTGAATGTTGGTGGCACTGGGACCCTGTCCCAGAGCTACCAGTATGAGGTGTGTCTGACCAGTGGCTCAGGGGGAGAAGAGTTCAAGTTCTTGAAGCCCATTATCCCCAATCTCTCAGCTCCAATTACTCAGAAGGATCCTGAGGAAATCACACCCTTTCCTAATAGCATTCaattagaaattgaaaaataG
- the LOC118842947 gene encoding protocadherin beta-16-like, whose amino-acid sequence MEPRGESIAYPRQVLLLFVLLCVYVSASELGRFSVAEEMESRSFVGNVAKALGLEVRELSARGGRITSKGKKQHLHLNVQTGDLLLKEKLDREELCGPAEPCVLPFQILLENPLHIIPAELRVLDINDHAPMFPDVEMLLKIRENSPPESLFSLKNALDLDVGINNVQNYTVTPDSHFCVHTRTRSDGRKYPELVLHKALDREEQPEFSLTLTAVDGGSPPKSGTAQIRVLVVDVNDNTPVFAQPQYEVQIPEDSPIDFLVVTVSARDLDIGSNGEISYTLIQSSEEVSQTFKVNPFSGEIRLKKQVDFEMIQLYEMDIEATDGGGLSGKCTVRIHVMDLNDNPPELALSSLNSPIPEDSSEVVVAVFSISDRDSGDKGKMVCSIQDNVPFVLKSSLENFYTLVTDGVLDREIRNEYNITITVTDLGSPRLKTEQTITVLISDVNDNSPVFTQTAYTLYLRENNSPAFHIGGVSASDRDWGSNARVIYSLLPPETGELPLFSYISINSDNGHLYALRSLDYEAIQAFQFTVRAADCGSPSLSSQALVRLVIQDENDNSPFVLYPLQNGTTLCNDLVPRTAEPGYLVTKVVAVDGDSGQNSWLSYQLLKATDPGLFTIWAHNGEVRTLRSISDRDAIKQKLLVLVKDNGQPPLSTAATLNVFLVDGFSEPYLQLPDMPKEQAQTDSLTIYLVISLASVSFLFLVSVILFIAVRLWRTKKDATDGHQFRSNSSFPGHFVDVGGTGTLSQSYHYEVCLTNDSGNAEFQFLKPIIPRLPTQDSGRELEEHPPFQKSFGLG is encoded by the coding sequence ATGGAGCCCCGAGGGGAGTCGATTGCATATCCAAGGCAAGTTCTCCTTCTCTTTGTTttgctctgtgtgtatgtgtcagCTTCCGAGCTCGGGAGGTTTTCGGTGGCGGAGGAAATGGAGAGTAGATCTTTTGTAGGCAATGTGGCAAAGGCCCTGGGCTTGGAGGTTAGAGAACTATCGGCCAGGGGTGGTCGGATTActtccaaagggaaaaaacagcATTTACATCTCAATGTCCAGACCGGGGATTTGCTCCTAAAAGAGAAACTGGATCGGGAGGAGCTGTGCGGCCCTGCGGAGCCCTGTGTGCTGCCTTTCCAGATTTTACTGGAAAATCCCCTTCACATAATTCCTGCAGAGCTGAGAGTGCTAGATATAAATGACCACGCGCCCATGTTCCCAGACGTTGAAATGCTCTTGAAAATCCGCGAGAATAGCCCACCAGAGTCTCTATTTTCTCTGAAAAACGCGCTAGATTTGGATGTAGGTATCAACAATGTTCAGAACTACACAGTCACCCCCGACTCCCATTTTTGTGTTCACACTCGAACTCGCAGTGATGGTAGGAAGTACCCGGAGCTGGTCTTGCACAAAGCCCTGGATCGTGAGGAGCAGCCAGAGTTCTCTTTAACCCTCACTGCAGTAGATGGTGGGTCCCCTCCCAAGTCCGGAACCGCCCAAATTCGAGTCTTGGTTGTGGACGTCAATGATAATACTCCTGTATTTGCTCAGCCCCAGTATGAGGTTCAGATCCCTGAGGACAGCCCCATCGATTTCCTGGTTGTCACTGTCTCTGCCAGAGACTTGGACATAGGAAGCAATGGTGAAATCTCATACACACTTATTCAGAGTTCGGAGGAGGTTAGTCAAACTTTCAAAGTAAATCCCTTCTCGGGAGAAATCAGACTGAAAAAACAAGTAGATTTCGAAATGATTCAGTTATACGAGATGGATATTGAGGCCACCGATGGTGGAGGCCTTTCTGGAAAATGCACTGTCCGAATCCATGTAATGGATTTAAACGACAATCCTCCAGAATTAGCCTTGTCCTCTTTAAATAGCCCTATCCCCGAGGATTCATCTGAGGTCGTCGTCGCTGTTTTCAGCATTTCAGACCGGGACTCAGGAGACAAAGGAAAGATGGTTTGCTCTATCCAAGATAATGTCCCCTTCGTCCTGAAATCGTCTTTGGAGAATTTCTATACCTTGGTGACTGATGGAGTCCTGGACAGAGAGATCAGAAACGAGTACAACATCACCATTACTGTCACGGACTTGGGATCCCCCAGGCTTAAAACCGAGCAAACCATCACAGTGCTGATCTCTGACGTCAATGATAACTCTCCGGTGTTTACTCAAACAGCTTACACTCTCTATCTCCGGGAGAACAATAGTCCTGCCTTTCACATTGGCGGCGTCAGTGCCAGTGACAGGGACTGGGGTTCCAATGCCAGAGTTATCTACTCGTTGCTGCCTCCAGAGACTGGAGAACTCCCCCTCTTCTCCTACATTTCCATTAACTCAGATAACGGCCATCTCTATGCCTTGAGATCTTTGGATTATGAAGCCATCCAAGCTTTCCAGTTCACTGTGAGGGCAGCTGATTGTGGCTCCCCATCCCTGAGCAGTCAGGCACTGGTTCGGCTAGTGATCCAGGACGAGAATGATAACTCCCCCTTCGTGCTCTACCCTTTGCAGAATGGCACCACCCTCTGTAATGACCTAGTACCTAGGACAGCAGAACCAGGTTACCTGGTCACCAAGGTAGTTGCAGTGGATGGAGACTCAGGACAGAATTCCTGGCTTTCCTACCAACTGCTGAAGGCCACAGACCCAGGGCTCTTCACGATATGGGCCCATAATGGGGAAGTTCGTACCTTAAGATCCATCAGTGATAGAGATGCTATTAAGCAGAAGCTCCTGGTACTAGTGAAGGACAATGGGCAGCCGCCTCTGTCCACAGCAGCTACACTAAATGTGTTCCTTGTAGATGGATTCTCTGAGCCTTACTTGCAGCTCCCAGATATGCCCAAGGAGCAGGCCCAGACTGACTCCCTCACCATTTATTTGGTCATTTCTCTagcttctgtctctttcctttttcttgtttctgtgaTCCTGTTTATTGCTGTGCGCTTGTGGAGAACAAAGAAGGATGCCACTGATGGCCATCAGTTTAGGTCCAATAGTTCATTCCCAGGCCACTTTGTGGATGTTGGGGGCACTGGGACCCTGTCCCAGAGTTATCACTATGAAGTGTGTCTGACCAATGATTCTGGTAATGCTGAATTTCAATTCTTAAAGCCCATTATTCCCAGACTCCCCACTCAGGATAGTGGAAGAGAGTTGGAAGAACACCCTCCCTTCCAGAAGAGCTTTGGGCTGGGTTAA
- the LOC118844597 gene encoding protocadherin beta-4-like has translation MENAPRKGRRNRQVAFLIVALLLSEAVSEPLQYSVAEETENGSFVANIAKTLGLEVEQLSSRGARVISEDKTQYLQLKRDTGDLLIKEKLDREELCGPAEPCVLPFQILMENPFQFFRAELRVEDINDHSPIFPESEMILKILESIMPGTVFPLHIAQDLDVGTNSVQNYTISPNPHFLIRTLTRSNGRQFPELVLDKVLDREEQPELTLTLTAVDGGTPPRSGTAQVRILVMDINDNAPVFSHTRYEIQIPENIPIGSLVVTVSARDLDAGINADIAYALFQASVEVSQTFEVDPISGEIRLKKQPDFEAIQRYEVDIEAIDGGGLSGKCAVVVQVMDLNDNSPELTISSLTSNIPENSPETVVAVFSIRDRDSGDNGRMMCSIQEDLPFSLKPTFKNFYTLVTEGALDRERRAQYNITVTVTDLGSPRLKVQHNITVFISDVNDNPPVFTQTVYTLYLRENNSPALHIGSVSADDRDEGPNAKVTYSLLPPETKDLPLFSYISINSDNGHLYVLRSLDYETTQAFQFTVKAADGGSPVLSSQALVQVVVLDKNDNSPFVLYPPQNGTAPCSDLVPRAAEPGYLVTKVVAVDRDWGQNSWLSYQLLKATDPGLFTVWAHNGEVRTARPISDRDTMKQKLLVLVKDNGKPPLSTAATLNVLLVDRFSEPHVQLQDTKKEQVQNDSLTVYLVISLISVSFLFLVSVFLFIAVGLWKRKRNATNGVCLGTSGPYPGHLVDVSGTGTLSQSYQYEMCLTSGSGNGEFKFLKPIIPSLQAQNTGRDLEETAPFRSSCGFN, from the coding sequence ATGGAGAATGCGCCACGGAAAGGTCGGCGGAACAGGCAAGTGGCATTTCTTATTGTTGCTTTACTCTTGTCTGAGGCGGTTTCAGAGCCGCTGCAGTACTCAGTggcagaagaaactgagaatggTTCCTTTGTGGCTAACATTGCAAAGACCCTGGGGCTAGAGGTAGAGCAGTTGTCATCCCGAGGGGCCCGGGTGATCTCTGAGGATAAAACGCAATATCTGCAGCTTAAGCGTGACACTGGGGATCTTCTTATAAAAGAGAAGCTGGACCGGGAGGAGTTGTGTGGCCCTGCCGAGCCCTGCGTGCTGCCTTTCCAGATCTTAATGGAAAACCCTTTTCAGTTTTTCCGGGCTGAGCTGAGGGTGGAAGACATAAATGACCATTCGCCCATCTTCCCGGAATCTGAGATGATCttgaaaatactagaaagcattatgccagggactgtgtttCCACTCCATATCGCCCAGGATTTAGACGTCGGAACAAACAGTGTCCAGAACTATACCATCAGCCCCAATCCCCATTTCCTCATCCGCACTCTCACACGCAGTAATGGAAGACAATTCCCAGAGCTGGTATTGGACAAAGTTCTGGATAGGGAGGAGCAGCCTGAGCTCACTTTAACTCTTACGGCAGTAGATGGGGGCACTCCACCCAGATCCGGGACAGCTCAAGTCCGGATCCTGGTTATGGACATCAATGACAATGCTCCTGTCTTCTCTCACACCCGGTATGAGATTCAAATCCCAGAGAACATCCCCATTGGCTCTCTAGTAGTGACTGTTTCTGCTCGAGATTTAGACGCCGGAATCAATGCGGATATAGCCTATGCCTTATTCCAAGCTTCTGTTGAAGTCAGTCAAACATTTGAAGTAGATCCCATTTCAGGAGAGATTCGACTCAAAAAACAACCGGATTTCGAAGCAATTCAAAGATATGAGGTGGATATTGAAGCAATCGATGGCGGGGGCCTATCTGGAAAATGCGCTGTTGTGGTTCAAGTAATGGATCTGAACGACAATTCCCCAGAGCTGACTATATCGTCACTTACCAGCAACATCCCAGAGAACTCCCCAGAAACAGTGGTGGCCGTTTTCAGCATCCGAGATCGTGACTCCGGGGACAACGGAAGAATGATGTGTTCTATCCAGGAagatctccctttctccctgaaACCAACTTTCAAGAACTTTTATACACTGGTCACAGAGGGAGCCCTGGACAGAGAAAGGAGGGCCCAGTATAACATCACTGTTACCGTCACGGATTTAGGGTCCCCGAGGCTCAAAGTCCAGCACAACATCACGGTATTCATTTCTGACGTCAATGACAATCCACCAGTATTTACTCAGACAGTCTATACACTCTACCTCAGAGAGAACAACAGCCCTGCCCTCCATATTGGCAGCGTCAGTGCAGATGACAGGGATGAGGGACCCAATGCTAAAGTCACCTACTCCCTGCTGCCTCCTGAGACTAAAGATTTGCCTCTCTTTTCCTACATTTCCATCAATTCGGACAATGGACATCTGTATGTTCTGAGATCTCTGGATTACGAAACCACCCAAGCCTTCCAGTTCACTGTGAAAGCTGCTGATGGCGGCTCCCCAGTCCTGAGTAGTCAAGCTCTGGTTCAGGTTGTGGTCCTGGATAAGAACGACAACTCTCCCTTTGTACTGTATCCTCCACAGAATGGCACAGCTCCTTGCAGTGACCTGGTGCCCAGAGCTGCAGAGCCAGGTTACCTGGTGACCAAGGTGGTGGCTGTAGATAGAGACTGGGGACAAAATTCCTGGCTTTCCTACCAGCTACTCAAAGCCACAGACCCAGGACTCTTTACTGTGTGGGCTCATAATGGGGAAGTTCGCACAGCAAGACCTATCAGTGACAGAGACACCATGAAGCAGAAGCTTCTGGTTCTGGTGAAGGACAATGGAAAACCGCCTTTGTCCACAGCAGCTACACTGAATGTACTCCTGGTGGACAGATTCTCTGAGCCACATGTACAGCTCCAAGACACAAAGAAGGAACAAGTCCAGAATGACTCCCTCACTGTCTACTTGGTCATTTCTCTCATTTCAGTCTCATTCCTCTTCCTggtctctgtcttcctttttataGCTGTGGGTctatggaagaggaagagaaatgctACAAATGGCGTTTGCTTGGGGACCAGTGGCCCCTATCCAGGCCATTTAGTGGATGTCAGCGGCACAGGGACTCTTTCCCAGAGTTATCAGTATGAGATGTGTCTGACCAGTGGCTCAGGGAATGGAGAATTCAAGTTCTTGAAACCCATTATTCCTAGCCTCCAAGCTCAGAATACCGGGAGAGACTTAGAAGAAACCGCACCCTTTAGGAGTAGCTGTGGCTTCAATTAG